In Asterias rubens chromosome 15, eAstRub1.3, whole genome shotgun sequence, a genomic segment contains:
- the LOC117300191 gene encoding uncharacterized protein LOC117300191 — MEECIPPWLDRVSKLGLEAADITSDIPDHVLEQSPKYSILFASPESLCSSKGKELLLLVKNRCCVDCLLTKVIAYRNGVIHQPRVQHSGSAMASWDSYAPS, encoded by the exons atggaggaatgtaTTCCGCCATGGTTAGACCGAGTAAGCAAACTCGGTCTGGAGGCTGCTGATATTACTTCGGATATACCAGATCATGTTTTGGAACAATCGCCCAAGTACTCGATCCTGTTTGCAAGTCCAGAGAGTCTTTGCTCAAGCAAAGGGAAGGAACTACTGTTGCTGGTCAAAAACAGATGCTGTGTGGATTGTTTGTTGACGAAAGTCATTGCGTATCGAAATG GGGTAATTCATCAACCAAGAGTTCAGCATTCCGGAAGTGCTATGGCCAGCTGGGACAGCTACGCTCCATCCTGA